Proteins encoded together in one Bacteroides ovatus window:
- a CDS encoding DUF4493 domain-containing protein: protein MKAIKKLVFICLASILGLCSACMNDNPDFGRDDEGTGNTNQGEGQVRLAGTSVSVSVDVLSRADGKAINTDDYIIRIYSTDNNLLVKEYTRYRDMPEILTLNVGNYKIEALSHDVKPAEWEKPFYKGTQTFTIKKDEVTSVDVIKCFLQNIMVTVDLNDDLKQKVGGDQSITIKVGTGELTFNNNDIGSGRAGFFEAAEVSNIIIVHFQGTVDGEWTEEQTSFSNVKGGEHRNIMFNLEIPSVGDMGLSVKLDAVCKKVDLLAWANPGAEDILPEDPSVNPGTSAPTIVGQGFNIMDEIEVEKDETKTIIVNITADNGIQNLKVKIDSETLTPEILKSVGLSSEFDLAHPANADLEKALKSLGFPVGSEVIGVKYLVFDITQFTPLLGLYGLASHNFIITVVDQANNTRTATLALKSIAKKTE, encoded by the coding sequence ATGAAAGCAATAAAAAAACTCGTTTTTATATGTTTGGCAAGCATCTTAGGTTTATGCAGTGCTTGTATGAATGATAACCCTGATTTTGGAAGGGACGACGAAGGAACCGGGAATACAAATCAAGGCGAAGGACAGGTAAGACTTGCGGGAACAAGTGTTTCTGTTTCTGTGGATGTGCTGTCACGTGCGGACGGTAAAGCAATCAATACAGATGATTATATCATTCGGATTTATTCAACTGATAATAATTTATTGGTAAAGGAATATACAAGATATAGAGATATGCCGGAGATCTTGACCTTGAATGTGGGTAACTATAAGATTGAAGCATTATCACATGACGTAAAACCTGCTGAATGGGAAAAACCTTTCTATAAAGGAACCCAGACTTTTACAATAAAGAAAGATGAGGTTACATCGGTTGATGTAATTAAATGCTTCTTGCAGAATATAATGGTGACAGTCGATCTCAATGATGATTTGAAGCAGAAAGTCGGTGGTGACCAATCCATTACAATAAAAGTCGGTACAGGTGAACTGACTTTTAATAATAACGATATTGGAAGTGGACGTGCCGGATTCTTTGAAGCTGCCGAAGTAAGCAATATCATTATTGTTCATTTCCAGGGAACGGTAGATGGGGAATGGACAGAAGAGCAAACCAGTTTCAGCAATGTGAAAGGTGGAGAGCACCGGAACATTATGTTTAATCTGGAGATACCTTCAGTGGGTGACATGGGATTAAGCGTAAAGCTGGATGCGGTATGTAAGAAAGTGGATTTGCTTGCTTGGGCTAATCCGGGAGCAGAAGATATATTGCCGGAAGATCCATCTGTAAATCCTGGTACAAGTGCACCGACAATCGTAGGACAAGGTTTCAATATAATGGATGAGATAGAAGTCGAGAAAGACGAAACCAAAACTATTATTGTTAATATCACGGCAGATAATGGCATTCAAAATTTGAAAGTGAAGATTGATTCGGAGACTTTGACGCCTGAAATTCTGAAGTCGGTAGGCTTGTCTTCCGAATTTGATTTGGCACATCCTGCAAATGCTGATTTGGAGAAAGCGTTGAAGAGCTTAGGTTTCCCGGTGGGCAGTGAAGTGATCGGAGTGAAATATTTGGTGTTTGATATTACACAGTTTACCCCGCTACTCGGATTGTATGGACTTGCTTCTCATAATTTTATTATTACCGTTGTCGATCAGGCAAATAATACGAGAACAGCTACTTTAGCATTGAAATCAATAGCAAAGAAAACAGAATGA
- the gdhA gene encoding NADP-specific glutamate dehydrogenase, which translates to MNIQKIMSSLEAKHPGESEYLQAVKEVLLSIEDIYNQHPEFEKAKIIERLVEPDRIFTFRVTWVDDRGEVQTNLGYRVQFNNAIGPYKGGIRFHASVNLSILKFLGFEQTFKNALTTLPMGGGKGGSDFSPRGKSDAEIMRFCQAFMLELWRHLGPDMDVPAGDIGVGGREVGYMFGMYKKLTREFTGTFTGKGLEFGGSLIRPEATGFGGLYFVNQMLQAKGIDIKGKTVAISGFGNVAWGAATKATELGAKVITISGPDGYIYDPDGISGEKIDYMLELRSSGNDIVAPYVEQYPNATFVEGKRPWEVKADIALPCATQNELNGEDAQNLIKNDVLCVGEISNMGCTPEAIDLFIEHKTMYAPGKAVNAGGVATSGLEMSQNAMHLSWSAAEVDEKLHAIMHGIHAQCVKYGTEPDGYINYVKGANIAGFMKVAHAMMGQGVI; encoded by the coding sequence ATGAACATCCAGAAAATCATGTCCTCTTTGGAGGCTAAGCATCCCGGTGAATCTGAATATCTTCAGGCAGTGAAGGAAGTTCTTCTTTCTATCGAAGATATATACAATCAACATCCTGAATTTGAAAAAGCTAAAATCATAGAAAGATTGGTAGAACCTGACCGTATCTTCACTTTCCGTGTGACATGGGTAGACGATAGAGGCGAGGTACAGACCAATCTCGGCTATCGTGTACAATTCAATAATGCGATAGGCCCATATAAAGGTGGTATCCGTTTCCATGCATCCGTTAATCTTTCCATTTTGAAGTTCCTCGGTTTCGAACAAACATTCAAGAATGCACTGACTACCCTGCCTATGGGTGGCGGTAAAGGCGGTTCCGATTTCTCTCCACGCGGTAAGAGTGATGCTGAAATCATGCGTTTCTGCCAGGCATTTATGCTGGAGTTGTGGCGTCATCTCGGACCGGACATGGATGTGCCTGCCGGTGACATTGGTGTAGGAGGACGTGAAGTGGGCTATATGTTCGGTATGTACAAAAAACTGACTCGTGAATTTACCGGTACATTCACCGGCAAAGGATTGGAATTCGGCGGTTCATTGATTCGTCCGGAAGCTACTGGTTTCGGAGGACTGTATTTTGTCAACCAGATGCTTCAGGCAAAAGGGATCGATATAAAAGGTAAGACAGTGGCAATCTCCGGTTTCGGCAACGTTGCCTGGGGAGCAGCTACTAAAGCTACCGAACTGGGTGCAAAAGTGATTACGATTTCCGGTCCGGACGGATATATCTACGATCCGGATGGTATCAGTGGTGAAAAAATTGACTATATGCTCGAACTTCGTTCTTCGGGTAACGATATTGTGGCTCCTTATGTCGAACAGTATCCGAACGCAACCTTCGTAGAAGGAAAACGCCCGTGGGAAGTGAAAGCAGACATCGCACTTCCTTGCGCCACCCAGAACGAATTAAATGGAGAAGATGCTCAAAATCTCATAAAAAATGACGTACTTTGCGTCGGAGAAATTTCCAACATGGGATGTACCCCTGAAGCTATCGATCTTTTCATTGAACATAAGACGATGTATGCTCCCGGTAAAGCGGTCAACGCAGGTGGTGTAGCCACTTCCGGTCTGGAAATGTCTCAAAACGCAATGCACCTTAGCTGGAGTGCCGCCGAAGTGGACGAAAAACTCCATGCAATCATGCACGGCATCCATGCACAATGCGTGAAATACGGCACGGAACCCGACGGATACATTAATTATGTGAAGGGTGCCAACATTGCCGGATTTATGAAAGTAGCTCACGCAATGATGGGACAAGGCGTTATTTAA
- a CDS encoding PEP/pyruvate-binding domain-containing protein, whose translation MLSKYKLNQLYFKDTQFANLMTRRIFNVLLIANPYDAFMLEDDGRIDEKIFNEYTSLSLRYPPRFSQVSTEEEALSQLENMSFDLVICMPSTGDNDSFDIGRHIKEKYEHIPIVILTPFSHGITKRIINEDLSAFEYVFCWLGNTDLLVSIIKLIEDKMNLEHDVQEVGVQLILLVEDGIRFYSSILPNLYKFVLKQSQEFSTEALNAHQRTLRMRGRPKIVLARTYQEAMEIYHKYQNNILGVITDVRFPKVERGEKDGLAGIKLCAEIRKNDPFVPLIIQSSESENSSYAVKYGASFIDKNSKKMDVDLRRIVSDNFGFGDFIFRNPDTGEEIARVRNLKELQNILFAVPAESFLYHISRNHVSRWFYSRAMFPVAEFLKPITWNSLQDVDAHRKIIFEAIVKYRKMKNQGVVAVFKRDRFDRYSNFARIGDGSLGGKGRGLAFIDNMVKRHPEFDEFENARIAIPKTVVLCTDVFDEFMDTNNLYQIALSDADDATILKYFLKAKLPDRLIEDFFTFFDVVKSPIAIRSSSLLEDSHYQPFAGIYNTYMIPYLDDRYEMLRMLSDAIKGVYASVYFRDSKAYMQATSNVIDQEKMAVILQEVVGNQYGDRYYPSMSGVARSLNYYPLGNEKAEEGTVNLALGLGKYIVDGGMTLRFSPYHPNQVLQTSEMEIALKETQTRFYALDLKNAGHDFSIDDGFNLLKLHVKEAESDGALRYIASTYDPYDQIIRDGLYPGGRKVITFANILQHDVFPLARILQLVLKYGEQEMRRPVEIEFAATLSREHDKSGTFYLLQIRPIVDSKEMLDEDLNEIPDENVILRSYNSLGHGIMNEVYDVVYVKTDNYSASNNQTIAWEIEKINQQFLNEGKNYILVGPGRWGSSDAWLGIPVKWPHISAARVIVEAGLTNYRVDPSQGTHFFQNLTSFGVGYFTINAFMNDGVYNQDFLNAQPAVQETNYLRHVRFEKPVVVKMDGKKKLGVVLMPGVDK comes from the coding sequence ATGCTTAGTAAATATAAATTAAACCAGCTTTACTTCAAAGATACGCAATTCGCTAACTTGATGACAAGGCGGATTTTTAACGTGTTATTAATCGCTAATCCTTACGATGCTTTCATGTTGGAGGATGACGGGCGCATTGATGAGAAGATTTTCAATGAATACACTTCTTTGTCTCTGCGCTATCCACCTCGTTTCTCGCAGGTATCTACGGAGGAGGAAGCATTGTCACAGTTGGAAAATATGTCGTTCGACCTGGTGATTTGTATGCCGAGCACGGGGGATAATGACAGTTTCGATATCGGCCGTCACATCAAAGAGAAATACGAGCATATTCCTATCGTCATACTGACTCCTTTTAGCCATGGTATTACCAAACGGATTATCAATGAAGATTTAAGTGCGTTCGAATATGTGTTCTGCTGGTTGGGTAATACCGACCTGTTGGTGTCTATCATTAAGTTGATAGAGGACAAGATGAATCTGGAACACGATGTACAGGAGGTCGGTGTGCAGCTGATTCTTTTGGTGGAAGATGGCATTCGTTTCTATTCTTCCATTTTGCCGAATCTGTATAAGTTCGTGTTGAAGCAGAGTCAGGAATTCTCTACCGAAGCCTTGAATGCACACCAGCGTACGCTCCGTATGCGCGGACGTCCTAAAATAGTGTTGGCACGTACGTATCAGGAGGCGATGGAGATCTATCATAAGTATCAGAATAATATATTGGGGGTAATCACTGACGTCCGTTTCCCGAAAGTGGAACGGGGAGAGAAAGACGGTCTGGCAGGTATCAAGCTGTGTGCGGAGATACGTAAGAATGATCCGTTTGTTCCTTTGATTATTCAGTCTTCCGAATCTGAAAATTCGTCTTATGCAGTCAAGTATGGTGCTAGCTTTATCGATAAGAACTCCAAGAAGATGGACGTTGATTTGCGCCGTATCGTCTCCGATAATTTTGGTTTTGGTGATTTTATTTTCCGCAATCCGGATACCGGGGAGGAGATTGCCCGCGTCCGGAATTTGAAGGAGCTGCAAAACATTCTTTTTGCCGTACCTGCGGAATCTTTCTTATATCATATCAGCAGGAATCACGTGTCGCGTTGGTTTTATTCACGTGCCATGTTCCCGGTGGCTGAATTTTTGAAACCGATAACCTGGAATAGTCTTCAGGATGTGGATGCTCACCGTAAAATCATCTTTGAGGCGATTGTGAAATATCGTAAGATGAAGAACCAGGGAGTTGTGGCGGTCTTTAAGCGCGATCGCTTCGACCGTTATTCTAACTTTGCCCGTATCGGGGATGGCTCTCTCGGAGGAAAAGGGCGTGGACTGGCATTTATTGATAATATGGTGAAGCGTCATCCGGAGTTTGACGAGTTTGAAAATGCGCGTATTGCTATTCCTAAAACAGTGGTGCTTTGTACGGATGTCTTTGATGAGTTCATGGACACCAACAACTTGTATCAGATTGCACTGTCGGATGCGGATGATGCTACGATTTTGAAATACTTCCTGAAGGCTAAATTACCGGACCGGTTGATAGAGGACTTTTTCACTTTCTTCGATGTCGTGAAGTCTCCGATTGCCATTCGGTCTTCTTCCTTGTTGGAGGATTCTCACTATCAACCGTTTGCCGGAATTTACAACACTTACATGATTCCTTATCTGGACGACCGCTATGAAATGTTGCGGATGCTTTCCGATGCCATCAAAGGGGTGTATGCTTCGGTTTATTTCCGTGACAGCAAAGCGTATATGCAAGCTACGTCGAATGTAATCGATCAGGAGAAAATGGCTGTTATCTTACAGGAAGTAGTTGGCAATCAGTATGGTGACCGTTATTATCCTTCCATGTCCGGTGTGGCACGCTCGCTCAATTATTATCCGTTGGGGAATGAAAAGGCAGAAGAGGGAACGGTGAATCTGGCTTTGGGATTAGGAAAATATATTGTTGACGGTGGCATGACCCTTCGTTTTTCTCCTTATCATCCTAATCAGGTGTTACAGACCAGCGAAATGGAAATTGCTCTCAAGGAGACTCAAACCCGTTTCTATGCATTGGATTTGAAAAATGCCGGACATGATTTTTCTATCGACGATGGTTTTAATTTGCTGAAACTTCATGTCAAAGAGGCAGAAAGTGACGGTGCTCTGCGTTATATTGCTTCTACCTACGATCCGTACGATCAGATCATTCGTGATGGTTTATATCCGGGAGGACGTAAGGTGATTACTTTTGCTAATATCCTGCAACATGATGTTTTTCCGTTAGCTCGTATTCTGCAGTTAGTATTGAAATATGGTGAACAGGAGATGCGCCGTCCGGTTGAAATTGAATTTGCTGCAACGTTAAGTCGCGAACATGATAAATCCGGAACTTTCTATCTATTGCAGATTCGTCCTATCGTAGACAGCAAAGAAATGCTGGACGAAGATTTGAACGAGATTCCTGATGAGAATGTGATTCTCCGTTCGTATAATTCATTGGGACACGGCATTATGAATGAGGTATATGATGTGGTTTATGTAAAAACGGACAATTATAGTGCCTCCAATAATCAGACGATTGCTTGGGAGATAGAAAAGATCAATCAACAGTTCCTGAACGAAGGAAAGAACTATATATTGGTTGGTCCGGGACGCTGGGGGAGCAGTGATGCATGGCTTGGTATTCCGGTGAAGTGGCCTCATATTTCAGCTGCCCGTGTGATTGTGGAAGCCGGTCTGACTAATTACCGGGTAGATCCCAGTCAGGGGACACACTTTTTCCAGAATCTGACTTCTTTCGGGGTAGGGTATTTCACGATCAACGCCTTTATGAATGATGGAGTATATAATCAGGATTTCCTCAATGCGCAACCGGCAGTGCAGGAAACGAACTATCTCCGTCACGTTCGCTTTGAAAAGCCTGTGGTAGTCAAGATGGACGGCAAAAAGAAGTTGGGAGTGGTCTTGATGCCAGGTGTCGATAAATAA
- a CDS encoding DUF4493 domain-containing protein has translation MKGILKFILFLEIVLLCSCVNDEKRSGAFGGMSLHLSANSSVTDVTTRSSEEVLPSIQDFSISVLQGDKVQASWDKLSDYDEDTTFPVGSYTLKAFYGDIEKEGFDSPYYEGTTDFNIRGGETTPVETTCKLANTKISIEYTDDFKQYFKTYSSTVQAELGSEVSFSSGETRAAYVKPGRISVKLTFTKVNGGLSPTTIEVATIEEALAQHHYHLQMNVDAGKAMLSIVFDRVTEVRPITLDISDKALNIKPPYFTLTGFEKTSNDGNQWDGNPIESNQLSALLTSLGGFTKCILRTTSPNLPDWPEEGFNLAALTPEDQALLDKSGVKLIGFGINQDQMGIINFTGLIPNLNITDNNDTHLFYLSATSTYGKQSEDYVLNITTPKNFMLLPTEPVKMKSKEVTIPVKLKEGNPQNIKLYYRYYGVMTLINNTVITPIEGKEGYYNIKASGIDMGVVAKDFQAEYNGLKSAIVSVAVIIPSYSVILEPFDVWSYTAEMTIIPEYAEDMSNVMSAIEAYISLNGSTWTKVDAKDLKLDVTTGKAVISGLTPGTTYYFRTTCDDGTTYSIPVMQATESVIQLPDFTQGWGKTIFSGTINKGGKYTHGAFGTYKFDTTDLTVFDLDGNGAWVTVNQKTVPTSGNLNSWYMVPSSIKQNNGVLMRNVAWTMTSADPPGKSALFGNSLTDLTPPTHGHRSAGKLFLGSYSYNHSTNVEIYNEGISFTSRPIKLKGTYTYVANNDQGGIVTVIVENREGGQTLKLAEGSEVLTATSSQKDFTVDLTYNTMFEKKATHLRVMFASSSNASNTQSVEDSKIKTTDNKGEAVSTGSELYIDKNIILEYK, from the coding sequence ATGAAGGGTATTTTGAAGTTTATTTTATTTTTAGAGATTGTATTGTTGTGCAGTTGTGTAAACGATGAAAAGCGTTCGGGTGCCTTTGGCGGAATGAGCTTGCATCTATCCGCAAATTCTTCGGTGACAGATGTTACGACACGCTCGAGTGAGGAAGTACTGCCTTCCATACAAGATTTCTCTATTTCTGTGTTGCAAGGTGACAAAGTGCAGGCTTCCTGGGATAAGTTGAGTGACTATGATGAAGACACTACTTTTCCGGTAGGAAGTTATACCTTGAAAGCTTTCTATGGTGACATTGAGAAGGAAGGCTTTGATTCTCCTTATTATGAGGGTACTACCGATTTTAACATCCGTGGTGGCGAGACTACTCCTGTGGAAACTACTTGTAAGTTGGCCAATACTAAAATAAGTATTGAATACACGGATGATTTCAAACAGTATTTTAAGACTTATTCTTCTACCGTACAGGCAGAGTTGGGAAGTGAAGTTTCTTTTTCGTCCGGAGAAACACGTGCTGCTTATGTGAAGCCGGGTAGAATTTCAGTAAAACTGACTTTCACGAAAGTGAATGGCGGACTAAGTCCGACTACTATTGAAGTGGCTACCATTGAGGAGGCGTTAGCTCAACATCATTATCATTTGCAAATGAATGTGGACGCTGGTAAAGCCATGTTGAGCATTGTTTTTGACCGTGTAACGGAAGTCAGACCCATTACTTTGGATATTTCGGATAAAGCATTGAATATTAAACCTCCTTATTTCACATTGACCGGATTTGAGAAAACAAGTAATGATGGTAATCAGTGGGACGGTAATCCGATTGAATCGAATCAGTTATCGGCTTTGTTGACTTCTTTGGGCGGTTTTACGAAATGTATTCTTAGAACTACTTCTCCTAATTTACCCGATTGGCCGGAGGAAGGATTTAATCTGGCGGCACTTACTCCTGAAGATCAAGCATTGCTGGACAAATCAGGTGTGAAGTTGATTGGCTTTGGTATTAATCAGGATCAGATGGGTATTATTAATTTTACTGGTTTGATTCCTAATCTGAATATCACGGATAATAATGATACTCATTTATTCTATTTGAGTGCCACTAGTACTTATGGTAAGCAAAGTGAAGATTATGTGTTGAATATAACAACGCCTAAGAACTTTATGTTGCTGCCTACGGAGCCTGTGAAGATGAAGAGTAAAGAAGTGACGATTCCGGTGAAACTGAAAGAAGGCAATCCGCAGAATATTAAGCTCTATTATCGTTATTATGGTGTGATGACTTTGATTAACAATACGGTTATCACTCCGATAGAAGGAAAAGAAGGATATTACAATATAAAAGCAAGTGGTATTGATATGGGAGTTGTAGCCAAAGACTTCCAGGCTGAATATAATGGTTTGAAATCAGCCATCGTTTCCGTAGCTGTTATTATACCTTCTTATAGTGTTATCCTCGAACCGTTTGATGTGTGGTCATACACGGCTGAAATGACGATTATACCTGAATATGCCGAAGATATGTCTAATGTGATGAGTGCTATTGAAGCATATATTTCTTTGAATGGAAGTACGTGGACGAAAGTGGATGCCAAAGATTTGAAACTGGATGTAACCACTGGAAAGGCTGTCATTTCAGGACTTACTCCGGGAACTACTTATTATTTCAGAACGACTTGTGATGATGGTACGACTTATTCAATTCCTGTTATGCAGGCAACAGAGAGTGTAATACAGCTTCCGGATTTCACGCAGGGATGGGGTAAGACAATCTTTAGTGGAACTATTAATAAAGGAGGAAAGTATACTCATGGTGCTTTTGGAACTTATAAATTTGATACAACAGATTTGACTGTTTTTGATTTAGATGGAAATGGGGCTTGGGTTACTGTTAATCAGAAAACTGTACCAACTAGTGGCAATCTAAATTCTTGGTATATGGTTCCTTCTAGCATCAAACAAAATAATGGTGTTTTAATGCGCAATGTTGCATGGACCATGACTTCAGCAGATCCTCCAGGGAAAAGTGCTTTGTTTGGAAATAGCTTAACTGATCTTACGCCTCCTACGCATGGTCATCGTTCTGCCGGTAAGCTTTTCTTGGGAAGTTATAGTTATAACCATTCTACTAATGTCGAAATCTATAATGAAGGTATATCCTTCACTTCCCGTCCGATAAAGCTAAAGGGTACTTATACTTATGTAGCTAATAACGATCAGGGCGGTATTGTAACTGTAATAGTAGAAAACCGCGAAGGAGGACAAACATTAAAGCTGGCCGAAGGTAGTGAAGTCTTAACAGCGACGAGTTCTCAAAAGGACTTCACGGTGGACTTAACTTATAATACGATGTTTGAGAAAAAAGCGACTCATTTAAGAGTGATGTTTGCCTCTTCTTCCAATGCTTCAAACACTCAAAGTGTTGAAGACAGTAAGATTAAAACAACGGATAATAAGGGTGAAGCTGTTTCTACTGGTAGTGAATTGTATATAGATAAAAATATAATATTAGAATATAAGTAA
- a CDS encoding prolyl oligopeptidase family serine peptidase → MKKVTLLMSGIMVMSCAPQQKKLVYPETAKVDTVDVYFGTQVPDPYRWLENDTSAATTAWVEAQNKVTNEYLSQIPFRENLLKRLTTLADYEKISAPIKKHGKYYFSKNDGLQNQSVFYVQDSLDGEPRVFLDPNKLSDDGTVALTGLYFSNDGKYTAYSISRSGSDWSEIFVMDTESGKLLEEHIEWAKFTGAAWQGDGFYYSAYDAPAKGKEFSNVNEKHKIYYHKIGEPQSKDKLIYQNPAYPKRFYTASTSEDERILFLTESGAGRGNNLFIRDLKKPNSPFIQLTTDLDYQYYPIEVIGDQMYIYTNYGAPKNRIMVADINRPKLEDWKELVPESEAVLSNAEVIGGKLFLTYDKDASNHAYVYGLDGKQIQEIQLPSLGSVGFSGNKDDKECFFGFTSFTIPGATYKYDMDQNTYELYRAPKVQFNSDDFVTEQVFFASKDGVKVPMFLTYKKDLKKDGKNPVFLYGYGGFGISLNPGFSAMRIPFLENGGIYAQVNLRGGSEYGEDWHVAGTKMQKQNVFDDFISAAEYLINEKYTNKDKIAIVGGSNGGLLVGACMTQRPDLFRVAIPQVGVMDMLRYHKFTIGWNWASDYGTSEDSKEMFEYLKGYSPLHNLKPGTKYPATLVTTADHDDRVVPAHSFKFAATLQADNDGTNPTLIRIDSKAGHGAGKPMAKVLEEQADIYGFIMYNLDMKPDFKK, encoded by the coding sequence ATGAAAAAAGTAACTTTATTAATGAGTGGAATCATGGTGATGTCATGCGCTCCCCAACAGAAAAAGCTAGTCTACCCCGAGACGGCAAAGGTAGACACCGTAGACGTGTACTTCGGTACACAAGTTCCCGACCCTTACAGATGGCTGGAAAATGACACCAGTGCAGCTACTACTGCCTGGGTAGAAGCACAAAACAAAGTAACGAATGAGTATCTAAGTCAGATTCCATTCCGGGAAAACTTGTTGAAACGATTGACCACACTGGCCGATTACGAGAAGATCAGTGCGCCAATCAAGAAACATGGCAAATATTACTTCAGTAAAAATGATGGCCTGCAAAACCAGAGTGTATTCTACGTACAGGATTCACTGGACGGCGAGCCTCGCGTTTTCCTCGACCCGAACAAGCTCTCGGACGATGGCACAGTGGCACTGACCGGTCTTTACTTCTCAAACGACGGCAAATATACCGCTTACAGTATCTCACGCAGCGGATCGGATTGGTCTGAAATATTTGTCATGGACACTGAAAGTGGCAAGTTATTGGAAGAGCACATCGAATGGGCCAAATTTACCGGTGCCGCCTGGCAGGGAGACGGCTTCTACTACAGCGCCTACGATGCTCCCGCCAAAGGAAAAGAATTCTCCAACGTAAACGAAAAGCACAAAATCTATTATCACAAAATAGGTGAACCGCAATCGAAAGATAAACTGATTTATCAGAATCCGGCTTATCCGAAACGTTTCTATACAGCCAGCACCAGCGAAGACGAACGTATTCTCTTCCTCACAGAATCCGGTGCCGGAAGAGGCAACAACTTATTTATAAGGGACCTGAAAAAGCCGAATTCTCCTTTTATCCAACTGACTACCGACCTCGACTACCAATACTACCCGATTGAAGTGATCGGCGATCAGATGTATATTTATACTAACTATGGCGCACCGAAAAACCGGATCATGGTAGCCGACATCAACCGTCCGAAACTGGAGGACTGGAAAGAACTCGTTCCCGAATCGGAAGCCGTTCTTTCAAACGCAGAAGTGATCGGTGGCAAACTGTTCCTTACTTACGACAAAGATGCTTCGAATCATGCATACGTTTACGGCCTCGACGGCAAACAAATTCAGGAGATTCAACTGCCGTCACTCGGTTCCGTAGGCTTTAGCGGCAACAAAGACGATAAAGAATGTTTCTTTGGATTCACTTCATTCACCATTCCGGGTGCCACTTACAAATATGATATGGACCAGAACACCTACGAACTATACCGTGCACCGAAAGTACAGTTCAACTCGGATGATTTTGTGACGGAACAAGTATTCTTTGCCAGCAAAGACGGTGTAAAAGTCCCGATGTTCCTTACCTATAAGAAAGATCTGAAGAAAGACGGCAAAAATCCTGTATTCCTCTACGGATACGGTGGTTTCGGCATCAGCCTCAACCCGGGTTTCAGTGCAATGCGCATCCCATTCCTCGAAAATGGCGGTATCTACGCACAAGTCAACCTGCGTGGTGGCAGCGAATACGGTGAAGACTGGCACGTAGCCGGAACTAAGATGCAGAAGCAGAATGTATTCGACGACTTCATCTCTGCTGCCGAATATCTTATCAACGAAAAATATACGAATAAAGACAAAATCGCCATTGTAGGTGGCTCCAACGGTGGTCTGCTGGTAGGTGCCTGCATGACACAGCGTCCGGACCTGTTCCGTGTAGCAATTCCGCAGGTAGGCGTGATGGATATGCTTCGCTATCATAAATTTACTATCGGTTGGAACTGGGCAAGCGATTACGGAACAAGCGAAGACAGCAAAGAAATGTTTGAATACCTCAAAGGCTATTCTCCATTGCACAACCTGAAACCGGGCACGAAATATCCGGCAACACTAGTGACCACTGCCGACCATGACGACCGTGTGGTTCCCGCCCATTCATTCAAGTTTGCCGCTACGCTGCAAGCAGACAACGACGGTACAAACCCGACACTAATCCGCATCGACAGCAAAGCAGGTCACGGTGCAGGCAAACCGATGGCAAAAGTACTTGAAGAACAGGCAGACATTTACGGTTTCATCATGTACAATTTGGACATGAAGCCGGATTTTAAGAAGTAA